The nucleotide window AACACTCAAATGAGATTAAAACTCATCTTTGATTTGGAACTGAGGCTGGTCCTCCGGCCTGAAGGCCGCGTTGGGACGGCCATCGTCGGAGAGGACGCGTGCCGCCGTGTAACCCACGATGGGATACTTCCTTTTGTACGTCTCCTCGAAGACTCTGTCAAGggactccagctgctcctcggtGAGGCCCGtctggaaaaaacaacacaactttgATTAGCACCGTGGGCCAGGATCGCAATGCCGTGTGACCCCGTTGACCCTCAGGACAACAGCACTGGACCTACAGGGTCGGGGGTCAGGTCTGCTGGGTCCAGGGACATCTTGGCCACGGCTCGCGTGGCGTCCTTACCCGCCAGGGCGTTGTACGGGGCACCGCGTCCATAAAACTCTGCAGTGTGTGAAATGAGACGTTGGTTCAAAACATCTGACAAATGTCTGGTCTCACGTGGTTCATTTGACTTAATAAAGTTTTCTTCATCTTGTGAATCCTTATTATTTCCATGGCGGTTTATGCACCTTTTCCCTTGGTGACGTCAAACACTACCCCTTTTACCGCCATGTAGATGGGGTGTCCCTCCTGAAAcagggagacacagaggagagaCACATTGTTATCGTGGACGCGCGGACGCACGTGCTGAGACTGACGGATCGATGGATGAAGTTCACCGCGCTTCCGTCGtgtctcctcagctcctcctcggtGAACAGCCGCACCGCTTCCGTGGAGGGTTTGTGTTTTAGTTTAAAGTCTTCTGCTAAAGTCGCGGAGAGGACGACGACGAGCAGGACACAAATTCGcgccgttgccatggcgagAGCGTTGTTTGCAGGAGTTTGGTGCGCAATTGCGTCCCGGACACTTTGTCATCCACTTCCCGGTGAGGCGGCGGTGCTGCGTTTACTGCCGCCGGGAAATTACAGAGTCCACTGAGAGCGTCGGGAAATGTAATGGTACGTgattctgaacacacacacacacacacacacacacacacacatatacaatacatacatacaaattaACAAACACTCATTCCATTTTGGTCGTGTGTAAATAACTAACAACGTGTAGCTCAGAGATACATGAATGACACACGTCAATGTATTGGCTCGATTTCCACTCAAATTGTCAGATATGAAGACAGGTACAATATCTTCAGATTAAGTTAATGTTCAACATACTGCAAGTAAGAGATTGAGACTGAGAAGCATAAATGGGCAACATTTGAGTGCAGGGAGTCTTTGCAAACCGTTATTTGTCGTTATAATGAAGCCGACACttatatttgaaaagaaatattgtactttttgctACATTCATTTGCCAACATTACCAATTTAATTGCAGATTCAGATgaataatacataaaataaataaacaaatgaataacGATGTATTTGTGAACTGGGATACTCAGCACCAAtagtggcacttacacattcaatAATCAGTAATTATAatcaaatattataatatacaCTGTTAATAGCCCATAGTGCCTGGTGAGTTTACGtatgtacttttatttaaaccaaCATAGATGTATGAATAATGAAATGTTAATCCAATGTAAATGTCACTTTTCAGCTCATTTGTGCCCTCGGCGTTTTGGAATTGGACTTTTACAATGTGCACATTAAACGCAGCACAAGGTTTTAATCCAAGGAGGGGAGGGAAATGAAACGAGGAAACGTTGAGGACGCAGGGTTTACTATTGGAGCGCGGGCCGAAGGTGCCTCGGACGGGACGGGCCATACGACCTATGctcgcgtgcgtgtgtgtgtgtgtgtgtctgtctgtaaagCGGGAAAAAAAGGGACCAAAAACACGGGAAACTTGCAACATGCATCCGTTGTTTGTTCAAGTAACTGTCGGGACTTTCCACAAATAGTGGGACGGTTCCCCTCGAGCAGCGGGGGCCGTTTTGCAGGTGAAGGAAGTGCGGAGGAATGCTGAGGACAGAAAGGTCCCGATCGTACCGCGAGGTGAGTCGACTGCCCTCgcgtttttttgggggttttttttccactcgCCCCCGTTTTTATCAAACGTTTTGTCCCAAGTGACGATCAGGAGGCGGCGGGATCGATCCGTGACCGCGTCACGTGACCGCGCAGCTGACCGGCTGCTGTTTTCGAAGCGCGAAAACAGCTGACTCGGTGGTTTGCGTGAGTCTGCTGATCGCAGAGCAGGTTCCTCCCTGTTCTTCAGAAGGCAAACATCACGTCTGCGTAGCGATATAGATCCGGGTCAACGCGTCACCGGGGACTAACACAACGTTAAATAACCACGAATGTAGGTTATTCTACTGCTGCTGGAGGAAGTACTCAGATACTGGACTTAACTTCTACACTTACTTTAAAAGTATCTTGTGGTATTATACTTTAGTACCTCCATTTAATGCTACTTTATATTTATACTCCACGTGTCAGTGGTAAATGctgttttgtttactttttattgtttactttgTAGAATTAACAGAGTATTTATACGGAGTCACAAATAtaagtcattttatttaaggGAAACAACAGTAACATAAAGTACTGTGTAGTACTCATGAGTAGTGAGAGAACACTATCTCCCTCAGTAATACGGTGTCGCTGTGCGTTTCTCTTCTGTTATCTGTAACCGActaagcttttctttctttggtgcGACTTCACAGTTTGTTGataaagatgaggaggaggaggaggaaggggacagGCCGCCTCGAGGCTTCTTCGACGATGCCGCTGAAGACCGCGAGAGCGAGGAGCCCAGCAAGGAGCCCAGCAAGGGAACCTCACAAGGTGACGACAACCTTCTGAGCGGcggcaaggaggaggaggaggaggccaccgGGCTTTCAGTCTCCCAGTTCGACCCCTCAGAAAGCGGCGTTTGACCTCCGAGGTTCCCTCTCGTTACAGCGGACGACAGCCGGGGGAGCGGCCCGCCGATGAGATTCAGCAAAACCTGCCTGAGGAACTTCTTCACGGTGGTGCTCATCTTCATCTACCTGCTGCTGACCGGCGTCGCCGTCTTCCTGGCCTACCAGACCATCTCGGACTTCCTGGAGAAACTCAACCACCCCGTCATGTCCGTCACCTACAAAGAGGTCGACTCCTTCTCGCCACCAGGTACGACGAGGCGACGCACGCGGAGGTCAAATCGCTGCGATGGTGTGTGGCCgtttttatattcattcaaCTTAGGGGAGGATTCTTTGCTCAAACATGATGATCATGTAAGTAATAACTCTGATCTCGTAAATGCGATGGATTAGAAATTACAAACACTGAAAAGAGGTGCGTTTCTTGTAATTAGCGGACACAAAGCAGCTTATTTGCTGCCGTCCGAACCATCATTCCAAAGCCGGCCTCTCGAAGGTTTTCCGGTGGAAAATGGAAGTTTGAGTCGAGAACGAGAATCCCGTGAGTCCAAAGTGTGACAACGATGTCTGAGAGCTCGCTGGTGCCTTCGCATCTTAGTACCTCATTAATAAAAGGCGCGTGCCTTCGTGCAGGCATCGCTCTGTATCCCGGCAAAGCTCGTCTGCTGAGCTGCAGGCATCACTACCACGACTACATCCCGCCTTTAGTGGACCCGGGGACGCCTCAGGAAGGAGACTGCGTGATGGAGGACGTCACTTACGTCGGTCCCTTCGCCGAACAAAGGATGGTGGGCGATGATGACTTTAGTGATAAGCTATGCCCacggtcacctgacctctttgCACATTGTGTTCAGACAAAGGGATCAATGAAAAGAAACCTCAGTGTCGCACTCGTTCCCACAGAAACGAGCCGTGGTGGTCCGCGGCCAACAAGACGTCAGAAACAAAGAGGTGATCTTCATGCAGTTCAGCCACAATGAAACAGAAGAGGACTTCAGCGCCATCACTTACATGCTTTTTGCTAATTTCAGTGACTTGATTGACAGGTAACTGCCGATGACTGACCGGTcgtgttgtgtttttcctgtttgtttcgtgaggaaaataatgaagagCCTGATAGCAAACGTTTTTCCTCAGTGACGCTCGTGTTCTCCGACTCTCTAGTGCGAATAAGTCGGAGTTCATGAGGGACTGCGAGAGGAACTACTCCATGTGGACTTTCTCCGGCGGGTTCAGGACCTGGGTCAAGATGTCTTTGgtgaggacgtccgggaagaaCAACGAAGCCGTGGAGTTTCGGCAAGAGGTGTTTTACGTCACTGCCAGTTCACTCGTTCTAACACGCGCGGAGGTTCTGGAGGCGTCCGTTTCATCCTCTCCGGTTTGTCTTCCAGACGGCGGTGGTGAAGTTCAACGACAAAAGGCCCGAATCGGAGAGAACCAATCAGCTCTTCTTCGCCGTCTTTGAATGGCGGGATCCGTACATGCAAGAAATCCGACTGGTGAGTCCTCGTGAACGTGTTTATTCTCTTTGTAGCTGTCTGCGTACGTCGGTGATACGACTTTGCCTTCTTCCAATTAGATCGTCACGGCAAATCCCTGGAACTCTGTCGCCATTCTGTGTGGCGTCTTCATGGCTCTCTTCAAGGCGGCGAATTTTGCCAAACTCACGATTCAGTGGACAATAAAAATGCGAAAGAGGCATCTGAGGAACAAAACGCGGGAACTGAACCAAATCCAATGAGACgttttgcagaaaaacacaagatcCCAGATGATCCAACtgggtttttattttcacatttcaggACAATACTTAATAACCTTGTTGTCAACAATGCAGGTGAACGCTCTAGCTGAATACTACTGATGGGTCAATCATTTCCTAAAAATGAGCCAGTTTTACCAAAATTCTGTAAATTGTTGTATTTCAAAACAAGCATTATTTCATAAATGTTTTGTAGGCCTGTATATTGCTGCTGAAAACTGAGGACCAAAAGATGTTCGAGGGTTTGAGAGCTTTTTAATGATGCTTTAATGTTTGTTGCTGCAAGTGCAAAActaacaatgtgtttttttttatttgagtctATTTTAATTGTTGTGGATGAATTCATCTTAATGGTGGGTTTTTTCAAGATTTTATCCCCCACGCAATgttgttgacattttgaaaaatggaaTGTAATGTTTATGTGTGAATTTTGTGGCTTCTCAATTTGTCAAATTATAAGTAATAAAATAGTGTGGACTCTCTCTGAACTATACATGTCAGCGTAAACAAACTATGTTTTCATTGTCATTAACCATTAACGTTTTGGGCGTCTTAATGTTGGAAACCTCAACTTTTTACGTCACGTTAAATGTCCGTCGTCTTCTGGCTCAGCGAGGACACGAGTGGAAGAATAAGTAGGTGGTAGGTGTCTAATAAGCGCTTTTTCACCCCCCGTCTTTTATATATTACATCGTTATTAACTTGGTGTCAAGTCGATGTGCGACATGTGGGCGGGTAACACTGTGGGGCCCAGTGGGTTCACTGGTTTCACTGGTCACACATTCAGTTCTATGTGACATCGACCTGTGGGATATCTGTCCTTTGAACTTTACTCTGCTACACCGAttctaattttaatttaattaaactcACAGGCAGGACCAGCTGAGGTGGTGAGGTCATCAGGTCGGCTGCTTTTCAAATGCGTCCTTGGAAGTTGCCTAGCAACcgctgccaaaaaaaacaactcttttgttttgaaaactcGGAAAAGTTTAATTCAGCTGTTAATTTTGGTTGAAGTAACTTAGTTGACGTTAGTATGTAAGTTTAGATTTGCTAGTGATTTTGAGATCACCGACATGTCCGGAGAAAACAAGGAATCAAAAACAGAAGCAAAGGCCGCCATGAAGAACTCCATGGTGAGTTAAGTTATTTCAAGTTATCAccgttttttaaaatctttataGTTAGCCTGAAGTATGAAGGGGGATTCCGGAACAATCGAGAGACCAAACTTGCtgtaaaaacatcaaaaagTGTCACCCGAGTGCCAACGTCTTACAAATGTCTTTGTGCTTTACGGAAAGAAGTTGTTGAAG belongs to Gasterosteus aculeatus chromosome 15, fGasAcu3.hap1.1, whole genome shotgun sequence and includes:
- the nenf gene encoding neudesin gives rise to the protein MATARICVLLVVVLSATLAEDFKLKHKPSTEAVRLFTEEELRRHDGSAEGHPIYMAVKGVVFDVTKGKEFYGRGAPYNALAGKDATRAVAKMSLDPADLTPDPTGLTEEQLESLDRVFEETYKRKYPIVGYTAARVLSDDGRPNAAFRPEDQPQFQIKDEF
- the pacc1 gene encoding proton-activated chloride channel isoform X2, translating into MLRTERSRSYREFVDKDEEEEEEGDRPPRGFFDDAAEDRESEEPSKEPSKGTSQADDSRGSGPPMRFSKTCLRNFFTVVLIFIYLLLTGVAVFLAYQTISDFLEKLNHPVMSVTYKEVDSFSPPGIALYPGKARLLSCRHHYHDYIPPLVDPGTPQEGDCVMEDVTYVGPFAEQRMKRAVVVRGQQDVRNKEVIFMQFSHNETEEDFSAITYMLFANFSDLIDSANKSEFMRDCERNYSMWTFSGGFRTWVKMSLVRTSGKNNEAVEFRQETAVVKFNDKRPESERTNQLFFAVFEWRDPYMQEIRLIVTANPWNSVAILCGVFMALFKAANFAKLTIQWTIKMRKRHLRNKTRELNQIQ
- the pacc1 gene encoding proton-activated chloride channel isoform X1; this translates as MLRTERSRSYREFVDKDEEEEEEGDRPPRGFFDDAAEDRESEEPSKEPSKGTSQADDSRGSGPPMRFSKTCLRNFFTVVLIFIYLLLTGVAVFLAYQTISDFLEKLNHPVMSVTYKEVDSFSPPGIALYPGKARLLSCRHHYHDYIPPLVDPGTPQEGDCVMEDVTYVGPFAEQRMKRAVVVRGQQDVRNKEVIFMQFSHNETEEDFSAITYMLFANFSDLIDSDARVLRLSSANKSEFMRDCERNYSMWTFSGGFRTWVKMSLVRTSGKNNEAVEFRQETAVVKFNDKRPESERTNQLFFAVFEWRDPYMQEIRLIVTANPWNSVAILCGVFMALFKAANFAKLTIQWTIKMRKRHLRNKTRELNQIQ
- the pacc1 gene encoding proton-activated chloride channel isoform X4, with product MRFSKTCLRNFFTVVLIFIYLLLTGVAVFLAYQTISDFLEKLNHPVMSVTYKEVDSFSPPGIALYPGKARLLSCRHHYHDYIPPLVDPGTPQEGDCVMEDVTYVGPFAEQRMKRAVVVRGQQDVRNKEVIFMQFSHNETEEDFSAITYMLFANFSDLIDSANKSEFMRDCERNYSMWTFSGGFRTWVKMSLVRTSGKNNEAVEFRQETAVVKFNDKRPESERTNQLFFAVFEWRDPYMQEIRLIVTANPWNSVAILCGVFMALFKAANFAKLTIQWTIKMRKRHLRNKTRELNQIQ
- the pacc1 gene encoding proton-activated chloride channel isoform X3, which translates into the protein MRFSKTCLRNFFTVVLIFIYLLLTGVAVFLAYQTISDFLEKLNHPVMSVTYKEVDSFSPPGIALYPGKARLLSCRHHYHDYIPPLVDPGTPQEGDCVMEDVTYVGPFAEQRMKRAVVVRGQQDVRNKEVIFMQFSHNETEEDFSAITYMLFANFSDLIDSDARVLRLSSANKSEFMRDCERNYSMWTFSGGFRTWVKMSLVRTSGKNNEAVEFRQETAVVKFNDKRPESERTNQLFFAVFEWRDPYMQEIRLIVTANPWNSVAILCGVFMALFKAANFAKLTIQWTIKMRKRHLRNKTRELNQIQ